The following nucleotide sequence is from Glycine max cultivar Williams 82 chromosome 9, Glycine_max_v4.0, whole genome shotgun sequence.
CCATTAAATCTTTTAAGATTAACTTGGTAAGACTTATAATCCAGCCTTAGTAGAGGCTGTTGTTTCCTGCACCTTTTAAGATTAACTTGGTAAGACTTATAATCCAGCCTTAGTAGAGGCTGTTGTTTCCTGCACCTTCAAGTTGCTTCTTACACCCCATTTTTGGATTCcggaatgtaaaattacatttcaaattGATTACAGGTTTTGCCTTCTCCAATAATCAATtcgaaaggtaaaaaaaaacatttcggAAAGGACATAGGAAGCAACTTGAAGGTGCAAGAAGCAACAGCCTTTAAGTGGATAAGCAAAACTTCAAGATTACCCTTTGCTTGTGACTATTGCCCCAATCCACTGCAAACTTAATGGACCTGCACTTGTCATCTTCCTTTATGGGCCAATAGTGGTGCCCCGGAATTAGTCCTCTTGTGAAAAAATCATAGTAATGTGGTTTTACAAGGAGAGTGGGAGAGTCACATGCCAGAATGTATTTTTCACTAACTGACCAAGCAGAACCTTCAATGTACACCTTATATCTGCACGAAAGCATGATTGAAttgaaacatttatttattgataaactGAACATATATATccaataacaaaaacatattatacACATAATTTTAACTTAAGGAAGAACTCAAACTTTTTCCCTTTCATGTTCCATAAAAAGAATGCACAGTTTCATGAATGCTATACCTATGAGTGCATTGACTTGCCAAGTCTGATTTCTTATACCCCTCTTGTGATTCTCGCCCCCAATCCTGGAACACAATTTTCATTTGTCAAGAAGAAACTATGTGGCTTTATTGTGATAGACAATTAACATTGCATATAACAAAGATCCAATATTTTGCAAACAGACAAAATATATTGAAGAGGACAGTAAGTTTttgttaaaaggaaaaaatgcagCAAATGTTCATTAATAAgttatttcctttaattttgaatgtacttctaaattttgaataaaaaaaggagaaaaaaataatataatatcatatgCAATATTGCTACTGGATTGTGTTTGCTTAGATTTGCATGTTATACTTTGTACTGCTAGCTTTTGCGCACCTTGTGCTTAAGCCAACTATGTATAATACAACTTTTGcttataaagaaatattatatacaaaattattttttttatatgcaaataataaaactattttcaatAAGTGTAGTCAAACAAATTAAGCTAAGAAATGTGATACCTGAGCATATAAACGAGCATTCCAATCTTGATTTTCAGAAACATTGCATTTCATGAGGTCTAGTCTGGTTTCAGCAACAACTGGATTGCCTTTCCAGTATGCATAAGGCTCTCGGTTCAGCCATGGTATCCTCTTGGTGCCTTCTTTCAACTCTCCCAACAAAATCTCCCATGGCTTTATGTTAACCTCAGCCCTATGCAGCAGAGATACAATAGCATGCCATCAATATTAAGTTAtatgtatgaaaaataaaataaattagaccATATGAAAACAATTTACTGTGTATATTTATCattgcatttttcttttgagaaatattaaatagatacgTAGAGTTAAATAGATAAGATttccaacaaagaaaaaaaattgtctagaTTCAGAGATTGCCATTAAAACTCAAAACTTGAGCCAGCTAAATCATCCAAGTCAAAATTGGATCAAATATTCATATCTATTTGGTCCTATAAACCATTAAATTAAAGTGTTCCAATGTCCGTTTCTGAGAATGGAAAActatgttttaaaaaagaaaaaagaataaaaataatatgctTAGGTaactttttagttcttataatataAGATTGTCCTTGTTTTTAttcatagtttattttttctattttggtccctataattttttattttcatttctgttattgttaattgttaatgTGATTAACAGATATTAGAAAACAGACTGGTATGTCTCAAGTAATaagtactaaaataaataaaagaatcaatATAAGAAGaatctacataaaaaaaattataaggattgAAACAATAATATTAGAGACTAagataaaaactcaaaaaattataaagactaaaataggaaagaaattaAGGAATCAAATTGGAAACAACCATATATTATATAagagaacaatttttttatttaagtcaaaataaaaaataaaaaactaaagttCCTTTTAAACCAAATAAACCCTTAATACATAGGTGGTTAGACAACTTAGTCTCAAATAATTTCAAGTATACTGCATACACTAACTCCCACgctctaaaataaaataaaataaaaatctcaagtaacattatttttttgttagattGTGTATCCATGATAACTCTAAAGTCTACACCAAACCAATCCCTATTTACTCCTCCAACAATTGGTATTTAGTTAAGCATTTAAACTCACATTAAACCAAATAACATTCAAGGCACAAAAGTTAAAACAATGTGAgaataacttctttttttcaacGTAGTTGCGTTTAGTGCAAGTGGTTCGCAAACATGTCTTAGATACTAACATTGAATAGTACTACAAATTGAAAGAGTGGAGTGGGCTTTAGTGGCTTACCATCCCCAGAAGGACCAATCAGGGAAAACAATATCCAAAGTAGCATCATTGCCACAATACCGAAACAATGGTGGTGGTTGCTCAGTATTAGGCCCATTGTAACGATCAACCAAAAGCACAGGCCAATCCACACAATCAAACATGAGCTCCAAATCAGGAATCTTCCCAGGGTACCTTCTCAACAATTGTAGAATCCCCCATATGCTAAAAACATCCCTTGTTTGATAGGCTTTTTCATAAGTCTCCAAATAGGCCTTACCCTTCAATATAACCAACTTAAAATTTGCGGTTTGTTTTGCCCTCTCCACCATCTCTTGCGTTATGCCCGTGCGGGCCCACGGTCTTAGGTCCTCGTGGATCCAACGGAAGTACTCCGGACACGTGGCACTGGATGGACGGCTCTGATCGTTTTCTGGGATTGGGGATTGGTTTGTGGGGCATGTTCCGGTGAGGTTGTATGCACTGCAATTCAGTGGGATCTCTATTGGCTTCTGGATGGAGACTCTGAAAGGACGTGTGTCGTATAGTGTGGTGCTTAGTGCTGATTTTGTAGATCCGGAAAAAAACAGGCTACACATATCACAAAATGACCACAGAAAATTAACATGGTGTTACAAAAGGAGCAATAACATACTTAATTACCAAATTATTGGTAAATCTAATGAAGGTATGCAATAGCTAGACAACTAAGAGTTCATTACTAGAGCTCACCAATTTAGCGTAACCTGAATTCTAACCTCAGCTACTCTTTCCTATAATACAAAACTAAATTGAATgcattggttatttttttaaaaaaataatcaatatataATCAACAAAGCAACTCCAgcatatatatattatgcaaTTTGAAGTGATGTCAcagagaattaaaattaattaagaatactAAATATACATAtcttttttataatgttatatatatatagtataaggTTTTGTTTCTCAAGAGATACCACCtctaaaatttgatatttttttctgaattgCACCACTTATGCTGACATTTTATTAATATCAGTAATATAGAATgtgatattcttttttttttcacgtgTTCTATaattgaatgaaattttatgttaaattcatGAGATAATGGGTCCATTTAGAGGGAGTAGTATGaaaatttacaaaatcataaaaagaaaagtagTATTTAATAAGGAAACAAAATATGTTTCATTAAGTTATTTGATAGCTGTCATATTCTGTATATTGTATATTATTAACTAGGTGATTTGTTGTACCATTAATCACGTTATTTGTAGGCATATTCTAAGGAGATAAAATAGGAAATAGTTTAAAGTTTCTGATATGAAACAGAAGTTGTACTGTGTATATATTGGCCATTCTGATATGTGAAATAGACACAGAATTCTTCCATAATTTATTATGGCATCAGAGCAAGGTCCTGATGGAAAAAAATCTGTGGTAAATGTTGGGGTGGTAAAGAAGACGCCATCTCCGTATGATTTGAATTCGAATGACAACCCAGGAAGCATAATCACCCAAGTCCAACTTCGGGGTGAAAATTAAGACGAATGGGCAAAAGCTATTAGGACCTTGTTACGTGCACGATGTAAATGGGGGTTTGTCGAAGGAATCGTAAAGAAGCCGAATGAAGAATCACCAGAAATGGAGGATTGGTGGACCGTCCAATCGATGGTGGTGTCTTGGATCTTAAACACCATTGAATCTTCTCTGCGTTCTACTATTTCCTACATGGAGAACGCAAAGGAACTTTGGGACGACATTAAAGAGCGATTCTCAGTTGCGAATGGGCCAAGGATTCAACAACTGAAATCGGAACTTGCTGAATGTAAACAAGAAGGAATGTCCATGGTGAACTACTATGGAAAACTCAAGGCATTGTGGGATGAACTAGGAAATTACCATCAGATACCAACATGCACATGTGAAGGGTGCAAATGTAACATCAAGGCAAAATTAGAGAAACAAAGGGAAGAAGAGAAAGTGCACCAGTTCCTGATGGGATTAGATGATGTGGTGTACGGAACGACTCGCTCTAGCCTTCTTGTGACCAATCCACTGCCATCGTTGAATCGAGTATGTGCTACTTTGATACAAGAAGAACGTGTGAAGGCCATATCTAGGACCAAGGAAGAAAGAACAGAGATTGTTGGTCTAGCTGTGCAGACCGGTGGAAGGGCTAGAGGACGCGGAGACACAAAAGACAAAGGCATAGTCTGTTCAAACTGCAATCGGACAGGGCATGATACCATGGGATGTTTTCAAATTGTCGGATATCCAGATTGGTGGGGGGATAGGCCACGCCATGAAACAAAAGCAGATGCTCGAATGAAAGGGCAACAACAGGAACGCAGTGCAAATTCTGGACGCGGCAGAGGCATGGGTGTACGAGCAAATGCTGCCCAAGCAACTATTGGAAGAACAGTTGAGGCAGCGGCAGGGGTAGACAACGGAGGATTGGCCGGATTGAGCACAGAACAGTGGCAAACTCTTATGAATATGCTGGACAGCCAGAAGGGAAATCCTAGTGAAAGAATGACAGGTAAAGAAGATTGGATTATTGATACAGGGGCTTCAAATCACATGACAGGAAATTTAAGATTGCTTCAGGAATTGAAGGAAGTACAGGGATGCCCTATAGGTTTGCCAGACGGACAGAAACTTGGTGCAACGAAGGAGGTTGAAATTAAGCAATGTGTTATATGTACCTAAATTGAGTTGTAACTTGATATCTGTGACCCAATTGATAGATGAGACAAACTGTGTAGTGCAATTTTCTAACTCTTTGTGTGTGATGCAGGACCGCACTTCGAGGATGCTGATTGGATTGGGTGAACGAATAGATGGGCTCTACTACTTCAAAGGGACACGAAATGAGAAAGCTTTCAAAATTGATAGTGGCCTGTCACTTGATATTTGGCATAGGCGAATGGGGCATCCTTCTTTGAAGATTACGAAGTTGGTTTCAAATAATAGTAGTAGGAATAATGACTATGAAAATAAGGCATGTGATGTTTGCCAAAGGGCTAAGCAAACTAGAGATAGCTTTCCTTTAAGCAATAATAATGCAGCAGATGTGTTTGAGTTAGTTCATTGTGACATATGGAGGCCTTATAAAACTCCATCTTCATGTGgtgcttattattttttaactatagtGGATGATTATTCTCGAGCAATTTGGATTTTCTTGTTGTTAGATAAAAGGGAAGCACCTCGTGCTTTGTTGAATTTCATTGCATTAGTAGAAAAACAATATGAAAAGTAGGTTAAAATGATTCGAAGTGATAATGGAACCGAATTTACATGTTTGCAAACTCAATTCCATGAACGTGGAATCGTGTTTCAAACATCATGCATCGGAACGCCTCAACAAAATGGACGAGTTGAAAGGAAACATAGGCACATACTCAATGTGGCTCGGGCATTGAGATTTCAAGGTAATCTTCCCATTTCTTTTTAGGGTGAATGTATTTTAACTGCCAGATATTTGATAAATAGAACACCAACACCATTGCTAAATGGAAAATGCCCTTATGAGGTGTTGAATGGGAAGCCACCTACCTATAAACATCTTAGAGTTTTTGGATCTCTTTGTTATGCACATAATCAAGGAAGGAAGGGTGACAAATTTGCCAGCAGAAGTAGAAAGTGTGTGTTTGTAGGGTACCCACATGGAAAGAAAGGATGGAAGCTATTTGACTTGGATACCAACACTTATTTTGTATCAAgagatgttgatttttttgaagCTGAATTTCCTTTTGGGCAAGAACCTGTGATCTCTAGTGGTGAGTCAATGACACACATGCTAGATGGAGAGGCTCTTGCTGATGATGAAAATGTTCATAGGGAGCAATTTGTAAATGTTGAGTTGCCAAGAGAAGAGAGCCATGATGACGTGAGGGGGGAAGTAACCAAGAAAGTGAACAAGTTATCACTAATGAAGAAAATGAGGAGCAGCTCGATCGAGGAAAGCGTGCTAAAATTCCTTCTACAAGGCTCCAAGATTGTGTGACCAATACAGTGAAAACATCAGAGAGCCCATCTGCTAGTTCTCCCATCTCACAGCATCAAACAAAGGTACGGTATCCTATTGCTCATTACACTAACTATGAAAAATTCTCATTGCACCATCGCAAGTTTCTTGCAGCCGTGGTAGTCGATAGAGAGCCTATGTCATTTGCAGAAGCAATAAAAGACAGCAGATGGCGTTTAGCAATGCAACAAGAAATACAAGCTCTTGAAGATAATAATACATGGAAAGTGTGTTCCTTGCCAACGAATAAAAAGGCGTTGGGATGTAAGTGGGTATATAAAATCAAGTATCATTCCGATGGGACCATAGAACGGTTTAAAGCTCGACTAGTTATCCTTGAAAATCATCAAGTTGAAGGCATCAACTACAACGAAACCTTCGCACCAGTGGCAAAAATGGTCACCGTGCGAATCGTTCTAGCAGTCGCTGCAGCGAAAAGATGGGAGCTTCACCAAATGGGCGTACATAATGCGTTTCTTCATGGTGATTTAAAAGAAGAGGTCTTCATGAAATTTCCCCCCGGCTTCCACTCCTCTCAGCCAGGTATGGTTTGTAAGCTTCAAAAATCATTGTATGGATTAAAGCAAGCCCCGCGTTGTTGGTTTGCAAAGTTGTCTTCGGCTCTCAAAGATTATGGCTTTGTGCGATCATACTCAGACTACTCTTTGTTTACATTACAAGATAAAGACATTCGGCTAGTGGTACTAGTGTACGTTGATGATTTGATTATATGTGGGAATGATCACGACTCGATACAATGCTTCAAAGACTACTTGAGAAGATGCTTTCATATGAAAGATCTgggaaaattaaaatacttcttAGGGGTGGAAGTTGCAAGATCCCCTAAAGGTGTGTTTCTTTGTCAGAGAAAATATGCTCTAGATATTATTAGTGAAGTTGGTTTACTTGGTGCAAAATCGGCTAGTACTCCCCTTGAACAAAATCATCATCTTAGCCTCTCTAATAGCGAGCTTCTTCCTGATCCTGATCGCTATCGCAGGTTGGTGGATCGTctcatttatctttgttttacaCGACCTGAATTGTCATATTGTGTCCATGTGCTGTCATAGTTCATGCAGCAACCGCAAACTGAGCATTGGGATGCTGCTCTGCGAGTAGTTAGATACCTCAAAGGAAACCCTGGACAAGGAGTCCTCTTGGACAGTGATTGTGATCTACAACTGTATGGATGGTGTGACTCTGACTGGGCTACTTGTCCTCTTACTCGTAGGTCTCTTATCGGATGGATTGTTTTCTTGGGTAACTCTCCAATTtcttggaaaaccaaaaaacaacaTACAGTAGTGCGTTCGTCCGCTGAAGCTGAGTATCGGTCGATGGCTAGTACCACGTGTGAACTGAAGTGGATCAAGGGAGTTCTTTCCAGTCTTGGGATCAGTCATTCGATGCCTATACAACTCTACTGTGACAGTCAAGCTGCGCTGCACATTGCAAAGAATCCCGTCTTTCATGAGCGTACTAAGCATATTGACGTGGATTGTCACTTCATCCGTGATGAGATTGTTCGTCACACCCTGCAACCGTCTTATGTTCCCACTCATGCACAACTTGCAGATACATTTACAAAAGCTTTAGGTCGCGCTCAGTTTCATTCCTTGCTTGGCAAGTTGGGCATTTGGAGTCCACATGCACCAACTTGAGGGGGGTAATAAGGAAACAAAATATGTTTCATTAAGTTATTTGATAGCTGTCATATTCTGTATTGTATATTATTAAGTAGGTGATTTGCTGTACCATTAATCACATTATTTATAGGCATATTCTAAGgagataaaatagaaaatagtttaaaatttctGATATGAAACAGAAGTTGTACTGTGTATATATTGATCATTCTGATATGTGAAATAGACACAGAATTCTTCCATAATTTATTATACACAAAACTTACATGGAAtccaactaataataaaaattatgaccgctagttatatataacattacaAATAGTCAAACAAATCTCCAAATAAAAACAACGACGTATTACCCACGTAGCTCGAGAGTTGAACTAGAACAACGTAAATGCACAACTGTAAATTGCATGGGAACGTAATAGTATGACTTACTTCAAAGCTTTGAATTATGGCTAAAATAAGGTAGAGAAGTGAGAAAAAGACAGGAGTGCCGTTAAAAtagaattatttaatattaatgtaGGGGTACAACAGTGACAAAGTTATATATGGGTCGAAGACAATTTACGTGCATCAAACAGGTGCCACAAAATCGCAAGCTAGACTCACGATCCCTTAAAGTCAGAATTGGGTGGTCCCTTTTTTTGGGTGTGTCGTAAGATTTTAAGGACACGTGTTTTACAAAGACTTCCTACAAGTAATAATCTTGGAATTTCTGTATGTTTTGTTAACCGACACTTTCGGCGCCTGTTGCAAATAGGAACTTAGGGCTAGCAAAAACACTAATTATTTCAAGAGAAATGTTAACACACTTTTTGAATATattgttctttattttaataaatatttttcatatattaagtcttaaattttttaaatcataaagCTAAAACGAAGAATGTTTCactaaatgtattttaaagtaaattacatACACAAAAgtattatgattttataaaaaaaaaaaacatcttaattcaaataaaaaaagtcttgtaatttaatactaattttcaaatataaaaatttgaaaatgtaatGTCGAATCTTGCGTGAGTCGTCTGACAATCCAAAATGtgaaacaaattcaacatattaattttcattttcaaatcttGAATCCTTATTCAACTATCTTAAGTCTTAGTCAAATTGTCTGGTTAAGTGAGATATTGAGCCCGGCCTCCTAGCTATAAGCTACCCTGTtggtttttatcttcttttttggtGTTCCCCAccacttatttttttactttggcAGCAAGGGTTAAACCTACCACATCTATATCTATATCTTACTTTCCAATAA
It contains:
- the LOC100789969 gene encoding O-glucosyltransferase rumi homolog isoform X1 gives rise to the protein MVERAKQTANFKLVILKGKAYLETYEKAYQTRDVFSIWGILQLLRRYPGKIPDLELMFDCVDWPVLLVDRYNGPNTEQPPPLFRYCGNDATLDIVFPDWSFWGWAEVNIKPWEILLGELKEGTKRIPWLNREPYAYWKGNPVVAETRLDLMKCNVSENQDWNARLYAQDWGRESQEGYKKSDLASQCTHRYKVYIEGSAWSVSEKYILACDSPTLLVKPHYYDFFTRGLIPGHHYWPIKEDDKCRSIKFAVDWGNSHKQRAHQIGKAASDFIQEEVKMDYVYDYMFHLLNSYAKLFRYKPSLSANATEICAESMVCGAEGPVKKFMMESLVKVPANTDPCSMPAPYDPPTLHAQLKRKESSIQQVDSWEKSYWENQTITS
- the LOC100789969 gene encoding O-glucosyltransferase rumi homolog isoform X2 → MRKNNEVQEVVVITPRQEEIQGSGGHIRNSKDGIWWPVTKTLPRSTAVLLFPVVLIIAALAYTRTLDTHPLLFFSGSTKSALSTTLYDTRPFRVSIQKPIEIPLNCSAYNLTGTCPTNQSPIPENDQSRPSSATCPEYFRWIHEDLRPWARTGITQEMVERAKQTANFKLVILKGKAYLETYEKAYQTRDVFSIWGILQLLRRYPGKIPDLELMFDCVDWPVLLVDRYNGPNTEQPPPLFRYCGNDATLDIVFPDWSFWGWAEVNIKPWEILLGELKEGTKRIPWLNREPYAYWKGNPVVAETRLDLMKCNVSENQDWNARLYAQDWGRESQEGYKKSDLASQCTHRYKVYIEGSAWSVSEKYILACDSPTLLVKPHYYDFFTRGLIPGHHYWPIKEDDKCRSIKFAVDWGNSHKQRAHQIGKAASDFIQEEVKMDYVYDYMFHLLNSYAKLFRYKPSLSANATEICAESMVCGAEGPVKKFMMESLVKVPANTDPCSMPAPYDPPTLHAQLKRKESSIQQVDSWEKSYWENQTITS